Proteins encoded in a region of the Solanum dulcamara chromosome 9, daSolDulc1.2, whole genome shotgun sequence genome:
- the LOC129903409 gene encoding uncharacterized protein LOC129903409: protein MNNRPLNSLRPTETLELESGLSLVPRIKLLLTVYRADKSVNPIDEWKFKRSLIDYIKSSFSITVPEEDLEIRRFKDLNKRKREEPVARGRLFVHDLGFLSKVIGETEDDVERADKKFLEWRRGFVDKLDGIELNLEGTKFKLNVAVPASDNFEGMKKEWEEIIAFGSRGYQRSAKMQPDTIVLKGMPSRWFAETRVSSKPSMLVTHTIVSALGKIRNLHVAEDNSIGDDADEEDIVSGLHCKIVVRFEKHKDFYDTLKILCSRSLQKQGSRLRADYDVTWDKDGFFRDARHQIEERKRMPARGVEERDEGHRQQSPVSQFSSEEGRRKRFKE, encoded by the exons ATGAATAATCGACCGTTAAACTCTCTCCGGCCAACCGAAACCCTAGAACTCGAAAGCGGGCTCTCTCTAGTTCCACGAATTAAGCTTCTCTTAACAGTCTACCGTGCTGACAAGTCAGTTAATCCGATCGACGAGTGGAAGTTCAAGCGATCACTGATCGATTACATAAAATCCTCATTCTCCATCACTGTTCCTGAAGAGGACCTCGAAATCCGGCGATTCAAAGATCTCAACAAGCGCAAGCGTGAGGAGCCGGTGGCGCGGGGTCGCCTTTTCGTTCACGACTTAGGGTTTCTGTCGAAGGTGATTGGTGAAACTGAGGATGATGTGGAGAGAGCTGATAAGAAGTTTCTAGAATGGAGGAGAGGGTTTGTGGATAAATTGGATGggattgagttgaatttggAAGGTACGAAGTTTAAGTTGAATGTTGCTGTGCCGGCGTCTGATAATTTTGAAGGAATGAAGAAGGAGTGGGAAGAGATTATTGCTTTTGGTTCTCGTG GATATCAGAGGAGTGCAAAGATGCAGCCAGATACAATCGTGTTGAAAGGTATGCCATCACGATGGTTTGCAGAGACGAGGGTCTCATCTAAGCCCTCTATGCTGGTTACTCACACAATTGTTTCTGCACTTGGAAAGATAAG GAATCTTCATGTTGCTGAGGACAATAGTATAGGTGACGATGCAGATGAAGAAGACATAGTTTCTGGTCTTCATTGTAAGATTGTAGTACGGTTTGAGAAACACAAGGACTTCTATGACACCTTGAAGATTTTGTGTAGTCGCTCATTGCAAAAG CAAGGATCGCGACTCAGAGCTGATTATGACGTGACTTGGGATAAAGACGGATTCTTCCGAGATGCTAGACATCaaatagaagaaagaaagagaatgcCAGCTAGAGGAGTGGAAGAAAGAGATGAAGGTCATAGGCAACAATCGCCAGTATCTCAATTTAGTTCTGAGGAAGGACGGCGAAAGAGATTTAAG GAATAG
- the LOC129903290 gene encoding uncharacterized protein LOC129903290 — protein sequence MVNPFICGSFNHQDDDDMEIFSPCSTPKRSKKCLLRIRSSNKNNPYSDRGLDKFSALLADLEDKKQRIYSQIAPDDISLVRFVYSNSNDAKPIIVKLKDKKSLTEEKIESPNKQRTREVYEDCEEGEAKPEESKVIKKSGSSWSSMKLENLKRPMFYLPITIIMILLFLAIYGRSFAIMCTSIGWYLIPTIRGGDSRSRTSTRKPKRKKEYMRRFSEKSVVSEEPISPTSVMNGPIGKHDHRKSWS from the coding sequence ATGGTTAATCCATTTATTTGTGGATCTTTTAATCATcaagatgatgatgatatggaaATTTTTAGCCCATGTTCAACTCCCAAAAGATCAAAAAAATGTTTGCTAAGAATAAGGTCTAGCAACAAAAATAATCCATATTCAGACAGAGGACTTGACAAATTCTCTGCCCTTTTAGCTGATCTTGAAGACAAGAAACAGAGGATttattcccaaattgcccctgatgatatctctttggtACGATTCGTTTATTCGAATTCTAACGATGCTAAGCCAATTATTGTGAAGTTGAAGGACAAGAAATCGTTAACGGAGGAAAAAATAGAGTCCCCAAACAAGCAACGGACTCGTGAAGTATACGAAGATTGTGAAGAAGGGGAAGCTAAGCCCGAGGAAAGTAAAGTAATAAAGAAGAGTGGTTCTAGTTGGAGTTCAATGAAATTGGAAAATTTGAAGAGGCCTATGTTTTATTTGCCCATAACTATAATAATGATATTGCTATTTTTGGCTATTTATGGAAGGTCATTTGCTATTATGTGTACTTCAATTGGATGGTATTTGATTCCTACAATTAGAGGGGGGGATTCAAGATCACGTACAAGTACAAGAAAACCAAAAAGGAAGAAGGAATATATGAGAAGATTTAGTGAAAAAAGTGTTGTTAGTGAAGAACCAATTTCTCCAACAAGTGTTATGAATGGACCAATTGGTAAACATGACCATAGGAAAAGTTGGTCATAA
- the LOC129902207 gene encoding GPN-loop GTPase QQT1, protein MVFGQVVIGPPGSGKTTYCNGMSQFLQLIGRKVAVINLDPANDALPYECAVNIEDLIKLSDVMVEHSLGPNGGLVYCMNYLEKNIDWLESRLKPLLKEHYLLFDFPGQVELFFLHDNAKNMIMELIKKLDLRLTAVHLVDAHLCSDPGKYVSALLLSLSTMLHLELPHVNVLSKIDLIESYGKLAFNLDFYTDVQDLSYLQNEISQDPRSAKYRKLTKELCEVIEDYGLVNFTPLDIQDKESVGNLVKLIDKSNGYIFAGIDASAVEFSKIAVGPVDWDYYRVAAVQEKYIKDDEDFMTSNSDTK, encoded by the exons GAAAGTTGCTGTTATCAATCTTGATCCCGCTAATGATGCTTTACC ATATGAGTGTGCTGTGAATATTGAGGATCTAATTAAGCTGAGTGATGTAATGGTTGAACATTCTCTTGGTCCCAATGGAG GGCTTGTATATTGCATGAACTATCTCGAGAAGAATATTGACTGGTTGGAGTCTAGGTTAAAACCTCTCCTTAAAG AGCACTATTTACTTTTTGATTTTCCGGGTCAGGTGGAACTATTTTTCCTTCATGACAATGCGAAGAATATGATTATGGAACTTATAAAGAAGTTAGATCTTAGG TTGACCGCAGTCCATTTAGTTGATGCCCATCTTTGCAGTGATCCAGGGAAATATGTGAGTGCATTGCTCCTCTCTTTATCCACCATGTTACACTTGGAGCTTCCTCATGTCAATGTTTTGTCAAAGATTGATCTAATTGAAAGCTATGGAAAGCTAG CTTTTAACCTAGACTTCTACACAGATGTCCAAGATTTATCATATCTGCAGAATGAGATCAGTCAGGATCCTCGCTCTGCTAAGTATAG AAAGCTTACAAAGGAGCTTTGTGAGGTGATTGAAGATTATGGACTCGTCAACTTCACACCTTTAGATATCCAG GATAAAGAGAGCGTTGGGAATCTAGTTAAGCTAATTGACAAAAGCAATGGATACATATTTGCTGGCATAGATGCAAGCGCTGTTGAATTCAGCAAAATTGCAGTTGGTCCTGTTGATTGGGACTACTACCGA GTTGCAGCAGTGCAGGAGAAATACATAAAGGATGATGAAGACTTTATGACGAGCAACAGTGATACAAAATAG